A window of Sagittula sp. P11 genomic DNA:
CTCGCGCGGGATGTTCGAAACCGCCGAATGGCCCATCGACATCTCCGCCGACCTCGAGTCCTTCATCGCCCGGCAGCGCAGCGTCTTCCTCGCCTCCGCCAGCGCCGACGGCCAGCCCTACGTCCAGCACCGCGGCGGCGCGCCGGGGTTCCTCAGGGTGCTCGACAGCCGCACGCTGGGCATGGCCGACCTGCGCGGCAACCGGCAGTACGTCACCCTCGGCAACCTGTCCGAAAATCCCCGGGTCGAGCTTTTCCTGATCGACTACATGCACCGCCAGCGCGTGAAGATCTGGGGCAAGGCCCGCGTCACCGACGACCCCGCCACCGTCGCCCGGCTCCGCCCCGAAGGCGCCCGCGCCGACCGCGCCCTGCTGATCGAGGTCGAGGCCTGGGACGTGAACTGCCCGCAGCACATCCCCCAGCGGTTCGAGGCAGAGGACGTCGCCGCCAGCATCGCCAAGCGCGACGCCCGCATCGCCGAGCTTGAGGCCGAGGTGCAGGCCCTCCGCGCCCGCCTGGCCGAGGGCTGACTCAGTCCAGCTGCCCCTTCGGCGCCTGGATCAGCCCGTGCCCGCAGTCCAGAACCGTCTGCCCCGGCACAAGCCCCTGCCGCGTGACCGTGCCGATCAGCTTCGCCGCAAGGCTCTGCGCGGTGACACGCTCGCCCTCGCCGCGCATCTGCTCCACCCAGAGCGCCGCCACCCCCGCCGCGTGGGCCGCCGCCATCGAACTGCCGTTCAGCGACCTCAGCCCGCCGCCCAGGCTGGCCGAGATGATGCCCACCCCCGGCGCCACCAGCGCGGGCCCGGCGTTGGAGAAGACCGCGGGCTCCAGCCCCTCAGGCCCCGGCCCGCAGGCGCCCACCGCCAGCACGTGGCGGGCCGCCGCG
This region includes:
- a CDS encoding pyridoxamine 5'-phosphate oxidase family protein; the encoded protein is MGDFDRSPDGLVFTPAVQEMQRRLGSRGMFETAEWPIDISADLESFIARQRSVFLASASADGQPYVQHRGGAPGFLRVLDSRTLGMADLRGNRQYVTLGNLSENPRVELFLIDYMHRQRVKIWGKARVTDDPATVARLRPEGARADRALLIEVEAWDVNCPQHIPQRFEAEDVAASIAKRDARIAELEAEVQALRARLAEG